The sequence CGTCCATTGCCGAAGATTCCCTACTGCTGCCTCCCGTAGGAGTTTGGGCCGTGTCTCAGTCCCAATGTGGCCGATCACCCTCTCAGGTCGGCTATGGATCGTCGCCTTGGTAAGCCATTACCTTACCAACTAGCTAATCCAGCGCGGGTCCATCTCACAGTGACAGCCGAAACCGTCTTTCACTTGAACATCTTATGATGTTCAGCACATTCGGTATTAGCATCGATTTCTCGATGTTATCCCCAGCTGTGAGGCAGGTTACCCACGTGTTACTCACCCGTCCGCCACTAACTTCAAAAGAGCAAGCTCTTTATCCGTTCGTTCGACTTGCATGTATTAGGCACGCCGCCAGCGTTCGTCCTGAGCCAGGATCAAACTCTCGTTAAAAAGTGATAGTGTTTAAACCATCAAATGATCCTTAACTAGTTCGCTAGCTAAAAATTTGTTACTTGTTTGCGTTACGAAATTAATTGGTTAAACTCCGAAGAGTTTAAGCATATAATATGTCTTTTCGTTCATTCAGTTTTCAAAGGTCAATCGCTGTCAAACTCTCGCTGACAACTACTTTAGTATAGCACAGCTATTTTATTTCGTCAACAACTTTTTGAAAGTTATTTAAGAAGTTTTTATATCTGTTAGCTATCAATTAATGCTCTATCAACAACAGTTGTATTTGCTTTCTCTTGTTGAGAACTTTATAAATATACTACGTTTACTGATACATGTCAACGACTAAAAACATTTCATTTACATGGCCTATTAATTATAAAATCACTTATTTAGTATTTTGCGAACAAAACAATCTATCATCAAGTTTCCCGCTTGGTTTTATCGCTTAATAACAGACGATATACTCATTTATGAATACATTATATGCTTTTAGCAAAAAAAATAAATTACTGTATAATATAGAAGTATAAAAGGAAATGGGGTCATACAATGGAAAATGAAGCGAAAACATCGGATTTTCAACAAAACATCCAAAAAATATTATCTGATGACAGAGTGAAAGAAGCCTTACATCAGATTTTTTTAGAAAGCGAACAAACAATTGCAACACAGATAAAATTAGCCGAAACTGCTAGCCCGCCTTTTAATGAAGAAAAACGTCGTGAATTATTCATTAAACTCTTAAATGACAGTGGATTAGAAGATTTAACAATCGACAACGAAGGGAACACTTATGCTTATTTTAATAAAACAGATAACGCAGATACCCCTACACTGTTTTTAAGTGCGCACTTGGATAGTGTTTTTGATAACGAAACTGATGTCACTGTTACTTTCAAAGACGGCATGTATTATGGCCCTGGCATTTATGATGATGCTAGAGGCTTAGCTGTAGTAATAGCATTAACAAAAACACTTACACAATTTGATATCAAATTGGAGAGTTCTCTTATAATTGGTGCAACAGTCGGTGAAGAAGGTCCTGGTGATTTACGAGGTGCTAAACATTTCTTTAAAAAACACGACTCTATTGACGCCTTTATTTCTATTGATATCGATGTGCCTAACGAAATTATCTATCAAGCAACCGGCAGTTTACGCTACATTTATACTTTTAATGGCATGGGGGGGCATAGCTACAGCGACTTCGGTAAACCTAGCGCTGTTCATGCTGCAGCTAGAGCTGTAACATACATTGCCGACATGGTAACCCCATCAGACCCGAAAACAACATTCAATGTTGGTGTAATTAATGGTGGTACAATACCTACAGCCATTGCAGAAAAAGCAATGATATACGTAGATATGCGCTCAACAGACCCTAATGAATTAAAAAAGAGAGAACTTAACATTAATGCATGCGTCCAAACTGCGATTGATGATGAAAACAATAGATGGGCAGTATCTTCAAAAAATGATGCAGCTATTACTTTTTCTGCTGAACTAAAAGGTGACCGACCTGCAGGGAAACAATCAATTTCTTCTGAGCCAGTCATAGTCGCTGAGGAAGTTGCGAGAGCCTTAGGTCTTGACCCCTTACTATCTGAACCTGCAAGCACTGATATAAATGTTCCCCTAAGCTTAGGTATACCCGCTATTGCGATTGGTGGTGGTGGAAAAGCTTATAATCAGCATTCTCTTACTGAACATTTCGATCCGACCGATTCACATCTTGGTACACAACGTGCCTTTATAACTGTTCTAGCATTATTAGGAGTTACCGGTTTAACTCAACCACTATTAAAAAAGAGACTATAAACGTTCAAACAAAAAAGTAGCAAACCTTTAATGAGGCGCTACTTTTTATTTTTATATAAAAAATGACCTCCAGAAGTTAGCTGTTACTGCTAACTTTCTGTGGTCAGTTCAATAGATTCTTTTCAGTTACACGTATAACAATACGCTAAAGTATATAAAACCCGTTCCTGCTAATACAAATAAATGCCAAATTGCATGACCAAATTTTATTTTTGGAAAACTGTAAATCACAGCTCCTACCGTAAAAGCTAGCCCGCCAATAATTAGCAATATAATACCGTCGCCTGTTATTGCTTCGTAGAGTGGTTTCATCGCAAAAACAATACCCCAACCCATTATGATATATATAACTGTCGAAAGTATACGAAATTTTTCTAAGAAGAAAATTTTATATACTATACCTAAAATAGCCATTCCCCAGATAACTCCAAATAATGACCACCCTAATGCACCACCTAGACTTATTAACGCATATGGCGTATAAGATCCGGCAATCAAGAGGTAAATAGCAGCATGATCTAAAATATTAAAGAAATACCTCACTTTAGAAGGTGGTAGGCTATGCAACATTGTTGAACAAAAGTACAAAACCATTAGTGAAACACCATAGATTGTAAAACTTACAACATGCATGGCTCCACCTTTAGAAACAGCAATTAATATTAAAAACACTAATGCTGGAATACTCAATAAGAAACCTATACCATGTGTAATAGCATTTGCAATTTCTTCTGCCAGATTGTAAGATGATACTTTTTTTGCTGTTTGTGTCGTTGTCGTCATAGTCAACCCACCCTCTTTCTATTCCTCTAAGATAATACTTTAAGAATAACTACTTTTAAATAAGCACTTTCTGGATAACCTTTAATAGAAGCAAAATCCACTGGTTGCTCAAAAGTTGTTTCTACATGATACTTACGACCCTGTTTGGCAAACGAATTTTTGATTGTTTTGTTGAAATCAGACATCGTAATTCCACTGTGATTAGTTGAAGCAACAACATACCCATTAACTGCTGTAATATTGATTGCCTGTTCTAGCAAAGTACCATAATCTTTAGTTGCACTAAACGTTACTTTTTTTGTTTTTGCGAAACTTGGCGGATCTAAAATAACCAAATCAAATTCCAGTTCTTTACGAGTTGCGTATTTAAAGTAGTGGAAAACATCTTCAACCATGATTGTGTGATCCTGAGGGTTAAGATTATTAACTTCAAATTGTTCAGCTGTTTTAGCACGACTTCTGTTAGCAACATCAACACTTGTTGTATGTATAGCACCACCCATTGCAGCTGCAACAGAGAAAGCACCAGTATATGAGAACGTATTAAGAACACGCTTGCCAGCAGATAATTCTTCCATAATATAACGTCGTACATCACGTTGGTCAAGGAAAATACCCGTCATAGCACCATCATTTAAATACGTCGCAAAGTTAATATTGCTCTCTTTTATAATTAGTGGTTCAGGAGCTATCTCACCTTTGACAAAATTATCATCATCAACGAATTGACCATTTTCACCAAAACGTCGTTTAGCGTAGATACCTTTATATGAAATAACTTTTTCAAACGCAGAATAAATTGTATCTGAATGTAGAAAGAGTCCTTCACTATACCAACTAAATAAAGCAAAGCCATCGTACCAATCAATTGTTAAACCACCAATGCCATCACTAATACCATTAAAGACACGGAAAGCTGTCGTTTCTTCAGATTTGAATAACATTTCTCTTTTATCTACTGCTGCTCTAACTTTGCCTAAAATAAAAGCATAATCGAATACTTGGTTCTGTTTATTAGATATAACCCAACCGATACCTTTATTTTGCTTACCTACAAGCGCAGTTGCGACATAATGTTTTTTTTCATCCATTAATTCTACAACAGCACCTTCTTCTTTAGGTACTTTGTTATAGAACATTTCTTTCGTTAACAATGGTGTTCCACTGTTAATATTACTCACTGCCCATTTCTTAATTTCATACATTAACGCATTCCGTCCTTTTTTTTATTGACTTATAGCTATCATACCCTAAATACACATAGAACACTAGCAAGTTAACAAAAATGAAAAGGACTAAACACCTTTATTACATGACCTCCATCTTAAGATCTTTACGGTTAACCCACTTCAATTTCAACATCACTTGATGAAC comes from Brochothrix thermosphacta DSM 20171 = FSL F6-1036 and encodes:
- a CDS encoding class I SAM-dependent rRNA methyltransferase; its protein translation is MYEIKKWAVSNINSGTPLLTKEMFYNKVPKEEGAVVELMDEKKHYVATALVGKQNKGIGWVISNKQNQVFDYAFILGKVRAAVDKREMLFKSEETTAFRVFNGISDGIGGLTIDWYDGFALFSWYSEGLFLHSDTIYSAFEKVISYKGIYAKRRFGENGQFVDDDNFVKGEIAPEPLIIKESNINFATYLNDGAMTGIFLDQRDVRRYIMEELSAGKRVLNTFSYTGAFSVAAAMGGAIHTTSVDVANRSRAKTAEQFEVNNLNPQDHTIMVEDVFHYFKYATRKELEFDLVILDPPSFAKTKKVTFSATKDYGTLLEQAINITAVNGYVVASTNHSGITMSDFNKTIKNSFAKQGRKYHVETTFEQPVDFASIKGYPESAYLKVVILKVLS
- a CDS encoding M20/M25/M40 family metallo-hydrolase, coding for MENEAKTSDFQQNIQKILSDDRVKEALHQIFLESEQTIATQIKLAETASPPFNEEKRRELFIKLLNDSGLEDLTIDNEGNTYAYFNKTDNADTPTLFLSAHLDSVFDNETDVTVTFKDGMYYGPGIYDDARGLAVVIALTKTLTQFDIKLESSLIIGATVGEEGPGDLRGAKHFFKKHDSIDAFISIDIDVPNEIIYQATGSLRYIYTFNGMGGHSYSDFGKPSAVHAAARAVTYIADMVTPSDPKTTFNVGVINGGTIPTAIAEKAMIYVDMRSTDPNELKKRELNINACVQTAIDDENNRWAVSSKNDAAITFSAELKGDRPAGKQSISSEPVIVAEEVARALGLDPLLSEPASTDINVPLSLGIPAIAIGGGGKAYNQHSLTEHFDPTDSHLGTQRAFITVLALLGVTGLTQPLLKKRL
- the trhA gene encoding PAQR family membrane homeostasis protein TrhA, which encodes MTTTTQTAKKVSSYNLAEEIANAITHGIGFLLSIPALVFLILIAVSKGGAMHVVSFTIYGVSLMVLYFCSTMLHSLPPSKVRYFFNILDHAAIYLLIAGSYTPYALISLGGALGWSLFGVIWGMAILGIVYKIFFLEKFRILSTVIYIIMGWGIVFAMKPLYEAITGDGIILLIIGGLAFTVGAVIYSFPKIKFGHAIWHLFVLAGTGFIYFSVLLYV